A part of Chryseobacterium arthrosphaerae genomic DNA contains:
- a CDS encoding CPBP family intramembrane glutamic endopeptidase produces the protein MIGIITELIISWLLLRFIAKKDLSVLGLKPNSIRLIHWSVGFILAAAVCSLYHLMTTALISNSWILNKQFTLSAALMSLWWVLKSVLFEELLFRGALLYLAIEKWGSTKACIFSAVCFGVYHWFSYNAFGNPFQMGIIFVMTAIFGWMLAVSFAKTKSMYLPIGLHLGWNLFNIVLFSNGPLGKQLFMKANESHLEGIPSLLVFLFQIVALPLLVFGYFKFKERARGKN, from the coding sequence ATGATCGGAATTATAACTGAACTTATCATCTCGTGGCTCCTGCTTCGGTTCATTGCAAAAAAGGATTTGTCTGTTTTAGGATTGAAACCCAATTCAATAAGACTCATTCATTGGAGCGTTGGTTTTATTCTGGCTGCAGCGGTTTGCAGTCTTTATCATTTGATGACAACCGCATTGATCAGCAACAGCTGGATCCTGAATAAACAATTCACATTATCAGCCGCATTGATGAGTTTATGGTGGGTTCTGAAATCTGTGTTGTTTGAAGAATTACTTTTCAGAGGTGCTTTGCTCTATCTTGCCATCGAAAAATGGGGAAGTACTAAAGCCTGTATTTTTTCTGCAGTCTGCTTTGGAGTCTATCACTGGTTTTCCTATAATGCTTTCGGAAATCCTTTTCAGATGGGGATTATCTTTGTGATGACAGCTATCTTTGGATGGATGCTTGCAGTGTCTTTCGCTAAGACAAAATCGATGTATCTGCCAATAGGCCTTCATCTGGGCTGGAATCTGTTTAATATTGTCCTATTCTCTAACGGCCCGCTTGGTAAGCAACTCTTTATGAAAGCAAATGAAAGTCACCTGGAAGGTATTCCTTCACTGCTTGTTTTTTTGTTTCAGATAGTGGCTTTGCCGCTTTTGGTGTTTGGGTATTTTAAGTTTAAGGAACGGGCTAGGGGTAAGAATTGA
- the paaZ gene encoding phenylacetic acid degradation bifunctional protein PaaZ: protein MEKLKNYIYGQWVEGTGNGVPLYNAVTGEQVAVSDTEGLNFEQALDYGRTVGYKNLSSMTFYDRGEMLKKVALYLLERKKKYYELSYKTGATHVDSWVDIEGGFGTFFTYSGLAKRMLPNTPFWVDGDTQKISANGTHLGTHILTPSEGVSVQINAYNFPVWGMLEKLSTSLLAGVPSIVKPSPFGSYLTNAVFQDMIESGVLPEGAVQLVCGEPGNILDYVQDGDSVLFTGSAHTGRKLKSLPSVAGNAVRFNMEADSLNCSILGLEAKPGTPEFDLFIKEVRNEMTTKAGQKCTAIRRIIVPEHLIGDVQNALSKALDQTKIGNPLSRETRMGSLVGRQQYEEVLRKVNILKSETELVYDGKHELVDADYENGAFMSPKLFLNDKPFEKNISHDVEAFGPVSTLMPYKDAEEAAALAKRGKGSLVGSIVSHDEDFIAETSWKMASQHGRIFVLNRDNAKESTGHGSPLPTLMHGGPGRAGGGEEMGGLSGLHFFLQKTAIQGSPDVLKAITKIYQQGAEKKFSDKHPFQKYFEEVEVGDSLETAGRTVTEADIVNFSNVSWDHFYAHTDATSLTGTIFDKTVAHGYFILSAAAGLFVSGKKGPVIANYGLEECSFFKPVYAGDTITVYLTAKEKINRGVKGRNIPSGVVKWLVEVVNQRDEVVCVATILTLVAKQSPFIDLTVKNVQKIVSGLKENTPALWGKMSPQQMIEHLEQALLVSLGDPEADQCFTPEEHLEKWQDSLYNHRKMPKEFTAPFLPADGSLPDPVHKNFEVAKQSFIDNLKRFVVYYKENPQAEHMNFVFGKLNKEMWELMHKKHFTHHFEQFGLI, encoded by the coding sequence ATGGAAAAACTGAAAAACTATATCTACGGCCAATGGGTAGAAGGAACAGGAAACGGAGTTCCTTTGTACAATGCTGTTACCGGAGAACAGGTAGCTGTTTCCGATACGGAAGGGCTGAACTTTGAACAGGCTCTTGACTACGGAAGAACAGTAGGATACAAAAATCTTTCTTCAATGACTTTCTACGACCGTGGGGAAATGTTGAAAAAAGTAGCCCTTTACCTGTTGGAAAGAAAGAAAAAATATTACGAATTATCATATAAAACAGGTGCTACACATGTGGATTCATGGGTAGATATCGAAGGAGGTTTCGGTACATTCTTTACCTATTCAGGGCTGGCGAAGAGAATGCTTCCCAATACACCGTTCTGGGTAGATGGGGATACACAGAAAATTTCTGCCAATGGAACTCACCTTGGAACTCATATATTAACGCCGAGTGAAGGAGTTTCTGTGCAGATCAATGCCTATAACTTCCCGGTTTGGGGAATGCTGGAAAAATTATCCACATCATTGTTGGCGGGTGTTCCGTCTATTGTTAAACCGTCTCCTTTCGGGTCTTATCTTACCAATGCAGTATTTCAGGATATGATTGAAAGCGGGGTATTACCGGAAGGTGCTGTTCAGTTAGTATGTGGAGAGCCCGGAAATATTCTGGATTATGTTCAGGATGGAGATTCCGTATTGTTTACAGGTTCAGCCCACACAGGGAGAAAATTAAAATCCCTTCCGTCTGTTGCTGGAAATGCAGTGCGTTTCAATATGGAAGCAGATTCGTTGAACTGTTCTATTCTGGGATTGGAAGCAAAGCCGGGAACTCCTGAATTTGACTTATTCATCAAAGAAGTCCGCAACGAAATGACTACAAAAGCGGGACAGAAGTGTACGGCTATCAGAAGAATTATAGTACCTGAGCATTTAATCGGGGATGTTCAGAATGCTTTATCTAAAGCTTTAGATCAGACGAAGATTGGAAACCCGCTGAGCAGGGAAACAAGAATGGGATCTTTGGTGGGAAGACAGCAGTATGAAGAAGTACTGAGAAAGGTCAATATTTTAAAGTCCGAAACAGAGCTTGTGTATGACGGAAAACACGAACTGGTAGATGCAGATTACGAAAACGGGGCATTTATGAGTCCGAAGTTATTCCTGAACGATAAACCTTTCGAAAAAAATATATCTCATGATGTAGAAGCTTTTGGCCCGGTTTCAACCCTGATGCCGTATAAAGATGCTGAAGAAGCGGCTGCATTGGCAAAAAGAGGAAAAGGAAGTTTGGTAGGATCTATCGTCTCTCATGATGAAGACTTTATCGCAGAAACTTCATGGAAAATGGCTTCCCAGCACGGAAGGATTTTCGTTCTGAACAGAGACAATGCAAAGGAAAGCACAGGTCATGGTTCCCCACTTCCGACATTGATGCACGGTGGACCCGGCAGAGCAGGAGGTGGAGAAGAAATGGGCGGATTAAGCGGTTTGCATTTCTTTTTACAGAAAACAGCCATTCAGGGGTCTCCGGATGTATTGAAAGCAATTACTAAAATCTATCAGCAGGGAGCTGAGAAGAAATTCTCAGACAAACATCCTTTCCAGAAATATTTTGAAGAGGTAGAAGTGGGTGATTCTTTAGAAACGGCAGGAAGAACAGTTACTGAGGCAGATATCGTAAACTTCTCCAACGTTTCATGGGATCATTTTTATGCCCATACCGATGCTACAAGTTTAACGGGAACAATCTTTGACAAAACAGTAGCTCACGGATACTTCATTCTGTCAGCAGCAGCAGGATTATTTGTTTCCGGTAAAAAGGGGCCTGTAATTGCGAATTACGGACTTGAAGAATGCAGCTTCTTTAAACCTGTATACGCAGGAGATACCATTACGGTTTATCTTACAGCAAAAGAAAAGATCAACAGGGGAGTAAAAGGAAGAAATATTCCTTCCGGTGTTGTAAAATGGCTGGTTGAGGTTGTTAACCAGAGAGATGAGGTCGTTTGTGTAGCAACAATCTTAACTTTAGTAGCAAAACAATCTCCGTTCATTGATCTGACTGTAAAAAATGTTCAGAAAATAGTCAGCGGATTAAAAGAAAATACTCCTGCTCTTTGGGGTAAAATGTCTCCGCAGCAGATGATTGAGCATCTTGAACAGGCTCTGTTGGTAAGTCTGGGCGACCCGGAAGCAGATCAATGCTTCACCCCTGAAGAACACCTGGAAAAATGGCAGGATTCCCTTTACAATCATAGAAAAATGCCAAAAGAATTTACAGCACCGTTCCTGCCGGCAGATGGTAGCCTGCCGGATCCGGTACATAAGAATTTTGAGGTGGCAAAACAGTCATTCATTGACAACCTGAAGAGATTTGTGGTTTACTACAAAGAAAATCCACAGGCAGAACATATGAATTTCGTATTTGGAAAACTGAATAAGGAAATGTGGGAACTGATGCATAAAAAACATTTTACTCACCACTTCGAACAATTCGGATTGATATAA
- a CDS encoding transposase, producing the protein MINTENFEFEGTYHIFSHGNGKEMIFRETSNYQYFLEKLEKYILPVADIYAYCLMPNHFHLLVRFKSFKEIETEGEHQFLMKHFSNCLNAYSKAFNKVYNRKGALFLNTVKRKKVQDEKYLIKVLHYIHNNHINHGFVDQIVDWKHSSYNSYMNQDKPSKLYRSEIMQYFDTLENFIAYHRSNVEYDFLSLE; encoded by the coding sequence ATGATTAATACAGAAAATTTTGAATTTGAAGGCACTTACCACATTTTTTCTCATGGCAACGGGAAAGAAATGATTTTTCGTGAAACTTCAAATTATCAATATTTTCTGGAAAAATTAGAAAAATATATCCTTCCTGTCGCTGATATTTATGCTTATTGTCTAATGCCCAATCATTTTCATCTCTTGGTAAGATTTAAAAGCTTTAAAGAGATAGAAACAGAGGGTGAACATCAGTTTCTAATGAAACACTTTAGTAACTGCCTTAATGCTTATTCCAAAGCGTTCAATAAGGTATATAACAGAAAAGGCGCCCTTTTTCTGAATACTGTAAAAAGGAAAAAAGTTCAGGACGAAAAATACTTAATCAAAGTACTGCATTATATTCATAACAATCACATTAATCATGGTTTTGTAGATCAGATTGTAGATTGGAAACATTCATCATATAACTCATATATGAATCAGGATAAGCCAAGTAAACTTTATAGATCGGAAATTATGCAATATTTTGATACATTAGAGAACTTTATTGCTTATCACAGATCTAATGTGGAATATGATTTTCTAAGCTTAGAATAA
- a CDS encoding acyltransferase, with protein MNIYSYHGIRPIIKPSAYIHPQAVIIGNVEIGEEVYIGPNAVIRGDWGKIIIKDGANVQENCTLHVFPNIETILEESAHIGHGAIIHSGHIGKNCLIGMNAVVMDKAYIGDESIVGALAFVPANFRCEPRKLIVGSPAKIIRDVSDEMIHWKTEGTKLYQELAREGKEAILPCEPFTEYVQQTPTKTVDYSIWDDVK; from the coding sequence ATGAACATCTATTCGTACCACGGAATCCGTCCCATCATAAAACCTTCTGCTTATATTCATCCGCAGGCAGTTATCATTGGGAATGTGGAAATTGGTGAAGAAGTATATATCGGACCTAATGCAGTCATTCGTGGTGACTGGGGGAAAATTATCATTAAAGACGGAGCCAATGTTCAGGAAAACTGTACCCTGCATGTTTTCCCGAATATCGAAACCATATTGGAGGAATCTGCCCATATTGGCCACGGCGCTATTATCCATTCCGGACACATCGGGAAAAATTGCCTGATCGGAATGAATGCTGTAGTGATGGACAAAGCGTATATCGGTGATGAGAGTATCGTCGGTGCTTTAGCTTTTGTTCCTGCCAATTTCAGATGCGAACCCAGAAAACTGATCGTAGGAAGTCCTGCAAAAATAATCCGTGACGTTTCTGACGAAATGATCCACTGGAAAACAGAAGGAACAAAGCTGTATCAGGAACTGGCAAGAGAAGGCAAAGAAGCTATTCTGCCTTGCGAACCTTTTACTGAATATGTTCAGCAGACCCCAACAAAAACTGTTGATTACAGCATCTGGGACGATGTGAAGTAA